From the genome of Salvia splendens isolate huo1 chromosome 7, SspV2, whole genome shotgun sequence:
CGATCACTTTTATAATGTATTGGAGTATATTTGCATGTGTAGATGCGACTTTTAGTTTAAAATTGGTAGAAATCCGTAAAAAACACAAGTAGAAGCTGCTGGAGTAGAGAAGATGGAAAAAAGGTTCCGCAGGTTGATGAGGAGGATTTTAACAAGACAGAAAATGTGTGCAACCCTAATTCGGTAGTAGATTGGTTTGGGCTACACCGCTGGGCCTACTTCGTTTGGGCTGACAACGGCCCACAGGACCATTTCAACAAGACGTACGACAGTCTAATTGTGTgatgtgtgtgcagtgtgtgcaatatgtgtattttgtgtatgcgTGTATGTCGTGTGTGTGtgatggatatatatatatagtgaatGTATTTAACTTATGGAGTAATAACTATTCGAAATTTCAATTATcttttttaaatattgaaatcaaattatgaaattaaaagatttgaaaatgaaggaATTGAACTCAATtgcaaaatcaaatatttttacaatattaaatatttaatttaaaattaaaatttttaatttcaatttcaatttcaatttcaattccaattccaattccaattccaattccatatGTCACACGAATCCTTATTTGTCAACACCGGAGGTGGCTCAATAATTTGTTCTCATTTAAAGCTTGCGTTAGATTTAGTGGTTATAGACGTAtgaaattctttaattaaattcgAGTGCAAATGGCGAAAGCTTGAtaaggagtatataaaaatatgcattGTGGCTCCACGTTTTATTTGGATtgtactactctctccgtcagGAAAAAATAGTCCCATTCGTGGACGACGCGTATTTtagaaattagtaaaataagagagaatatgagaaaagtggataaagtaagataaatgtggagaaaaagtgggtaaagtatgagaaagataacaaaaagttgaaaaagtataaaagagaaactttcaatttttagaaatgagactattttttatggacatcccaaaatgacaaaatcagACTATTCTTCGTATATTCTTGGATTTATGCATCTGTTGAAGTATATTAGAGGCTAAAATACGGAGTACTAAGTAACAAAGTGAAATATAGATGAACCACATCCAGTCTAGCATCAGTAGAAACAATTCCAGTTTGTCATGTTTTTTTTAAGTCTATATGATAATATATGACTATCTACTTTTTACGTAACATCGATCCTCGACGAAAAATGGAAGTTCGGGTAACCTTGATTTTTCATCTCCACTCACACCATGACTCTTGGAAAACTTGTTACAAATATTCTAAATAAATCATGTAGTCATGAAGtacattaaaattttagaaatattAGAATATTGTAGTATTTGATTAAATTGGATATAGACTATATTTAACTCAATGTTTATTATGTTAATGCCCCATAAAATTGTTATAAGAATTAATGAATTTATAAAATCTATgtgaataaaaattttatttaacttGTTAACGTTCTTGAAGTTGTAAAAGCGAAccatgaaaatttcatttttaatattttatagtatttccGATGAAGTAATTATGTTTAAGAGCTTTATCACAAATTGCACTCATATTTATCAGagattaattatgtattaattGAGTTGTTATAACACTCGTTCAGTCGGTTGTATCAAGGTTTGATCatttaattagaaaattacagtatataaaaattgaaaatatataattaagcAATGGATAGCGAGACGCTAAACGACATAGCCCCACCATGTGAAACGACAATGGTAgcctaaacaaattcaaaaattagtATGCCCATCCACCGTCAACCAATCACATGCTTCGTATGTGTGCGTCGTCGTCTTCACACGTGCcacttcaaaattcaaattctcACTCACCATTTCCGCTACTACTAATAAACTATTCaatataattaatcaattaatcactttttaaacatttaaattaaacattttattttgaaaaaaacacAGAGGAAAAACTCAGCCCTCACTGTTTTCTTCTCTGCAACTCTTCAATCTATGTCGCAGTTTTTAAAGCGCGGTTGCTACAACtggagtttctctctctagaaaaaTTCCACTCCTTGTGTTGGATTGGAGGTATTTTTGGTAGTATTTGAACAGAGGCGATTGCTTTGAGAGATTGAGTGAGAGCGCTGTTGGATTTCCatcttcttatttttttaaccGTGGTTGGTGAGAGAAGATGAATGCGGTGGGAAGGCAGAGATCcggcgcggcggcggcggcggcggcgcaccATCAGCGGCAGTACTCCGACCAATTCATGGAAGCTTCATCGAATGGCCGATGGTTGCAATCAGCTGGCCTGCAGCATCTACAGTCATCGAACAATGCGGCTCCTCCAGTTCAGGTAAATTTTctgctttttttaaaattttttttttggtggattTGAACTTTTTCAGATCTGATTCCATGAGCTGAAACCGAGAAATttgatttcctttttattttgtttgtttgatttGAAATTAGGATTTTGGATATTACAATGGAGGCGGTCAGGGTTCTAGAATGTACGGGAGTTTGCAGACTCAGAGGATGTACAGTGGAAGCGATTTGTTTGCGGAGCCGTTGACGCCGCCGGGGCATTCACGGCGGAAGAACGGCGATGATCCAAATGAGAGTAGCCCGGGGCTGTTAGATCTGCATTCGTTCGATACTGAGCTACTTCCGGAGGTAGATTTTTTGTTTTATGAAGTTGAGCAGTCATTTTCGACTTTTTGTTGATCACTATattgtgggtgttggttttaTGGGATGTAGTTGTAGTTTATGTGGCAGGAAATGAACTCTATCGTATATTGTGGATAAAGTAGTAGTAGCATTAGACATCGTCTTATTCGATGGCTTTGTTGGGAATAGAGGGTGtcagacaagacaattccatcgtGTGGGTTTGCAGCAATATACAATTGAACCCTTTGTATTCTGTGCATTTGATGCTACATTGATGCTATATGGATTTTACGCGAGTTACGCCTGATATGTTAATATACATTTGATATTTAGATTTAAGGCAGAATGTTTCATATTACGTGTCTTGAATTTCTTTCCCCATCAGTGTTTTATTTAAGATATCAAGTTACATTGTCTGAGATTGCCTAACTCTTTTTTTGTATTCTTTTCCCTTTTGGCTATTTGGGTGTGATTGTTGAGGATAGATGTCAGTTCCCTCTCTGTATGATGCCCctccaataaataatttttcaaGAGGAAGAAGTTTTGATGATTCCGACCCATACGTGGGGATCAATAAACAAACTGGCAAAGCACGTGGCTTACCTGATACTAATGTCATAAAAAGCATCACTGCGGACAATGTGAAGGCTAGCAACGTTGCAAAGATTAAAGTAGTGGTAtgtattttattcttttcaagTAGCTGTTCTACTCTAAACATTTCAGCAGGACGAAAACATGCATTACTTTTCTGTAAATTAGTATTATTACTTCTTATGACTAATCAATTCACGGTCTCATAAGTTATATTTTCTTTGGCATGCACTTTCTTACCCAACATTTCTCTTGCAGTGACCATATAAGTAAAACTTCAACACTGTTGTTTCCTAATATGATTGACAAACATTTTATTTATACCAGGTAAGGAAACGACCACTAAATAAAAGGGAACTGGCAAAGAATGATGAAGATATCATAGAAACCTCTTCAAACTGTCTTGTTGTCCATGAGACAAAACTCAAGGTCTGTAGAACTTGTTATGAATTCCGTTGCTCTCAATTCAATTGATAGAATTGTTACCAACATTTAGTACTTTGTGTTATGCGTCCCTCTGTCCATGATTATTGCTTCCTTAAAATTAAGTTATGTTTTGCTCTCCTATAAAATTGTTTTCTAGTAAAATTCACATCTTTTATTCAAGGGTGTACTCTTGAAGCTACcttcaaaaattgaaaaagtcaTCTCTGCTAGTTATATCTTACAAGTAACTTTTGCAATGTAATGAACTTGGCTTGGAAATTTTAAAGCTTTTAAGAACAAATTTTCTTGTTGTTATGGTTGTAACCGCGTCTCAAGTTTTCCTTTCTTAACTCTCTGGGAAAATCGTTCTTTAAAATGTCTCTTTCTCCAATCAAATGTTAATTAGAAATGGCAATGCCTGTTCATCTGGTATATTCCAAATACCCATTTTATATGACTCTTAATGTGCTACAGGTTGACCTGACAGAATATCAGGAGAAACATGAATTTGTTTTTGATGCTGTACTAAATGAAGAAGTGTCAAATGATGAGGTAATTATATCACATGAAATGAATCTATATAAACCTGAAGTGAATCTGGTACTGTAATCTTGATGTCTGCTTAATTCtggttcatttttttttcatttctccaGGTATATCGTGAAACCGTAGAACCTATCATTCCCATAATTTTCCAACGTACAAAAGCAACTTGCTTCGCTTATGGGCAAACAGGTAATAACATGCTATCCTGTAATCAGGTGGCACTGCATGTTGTATAATTCTTTTAAGTAGAGGAGTATCAATCCTGAAATGATTTTAGTATCTTAACTCAACTTTTCTGATGATTCAACCATATCCCAAAAAGAAAACTCTTTAAacccttttccttttctttgatGTCATCACTAgttcatcaatttcatcaatctCTAATTCATCAGGAAGTGGCAAAACATATACCATGAAACCACTGCCCCTCAGAGCAGTGAGAGATATCGTGAGGCTCATTCATCACACCTACAGGAACCAAGGGTTTCAATTGTTTTTCAGCTTCTTTGAGATATATGGAGGAAAACTCTTTGATCTGCTCAGTGATAGAAAGTAAGCTTGTTCTCTGGGTTCTTTAGTTGGCTTTCACCCATTAGTAGCATGCTCACAGTTTTCAATTTCTGTACTTGTAGGAAACTCTGTATGAGAGAGGATGGGAAGCAGCAAGTTTGTATTGTGGGCTTGCAAGAGTATCGAGTAGTGGATGTGGAGACAGTTAAGGAGCTCATTGAGAGAGGAAATGCGACAAGAAGTACTGGAACCACTGGTGCAAATGAAGAATCATCTCGGTCACATGCGATTCTTCAACTTTCTGTTAAGCGGTCTGTGGATGGAAGTGAATCTAAACCTGCACGACTTGTTGGTAAACTCTCCTTCATAGACCTTGCTGGAAGTGAACGTGGGGCAGATACGACAGACAATGACAAGCAAACAAGGTACATAATTTCTTACTAGTGTTTTAATACAACTATATTATGCCATGGGACATTCTCACACTTGGTAATGCAAATCATTGCTCGTTGGCTTCACCTGTTGTTTGAGAGAAGAAAATATGACGATTACAAGAATTTGTCTCTCTTATCCAATTTCCGGATTATGCAGAATGGAAGGGGCGGAGATCAACAAAAGTTTGCTTGCACTGAAGGAATGTATTAGAGCACTTGACAATGACCAAGGGCACATTCCGTTTAGAGGCAGTAAATTAACCGAAGTTTTACGAGATTCCTTCGTCGGGAATTCTCGCACTGTTATGATATCATGTATTTCACCAAACTCAGGATCTTGTGAGCATACCTTAAACACTTTAAGATACGCTGATAGGTATGTCTATCTTGTAATGAGTAATTATTCATTCAGCAAACACTTATTTTTAAGTCTTGAGCAATATGTTTCTGTTGTAGGGTAAAGAGCCTTTCAAGAGGCAACACCAAAAAAGATGTGATGTCCTCGACCTCAAACCTGAAAGAGTCAATTGCACAACCTTTGTCGTCAGTCCTTCCACCTGCTACGACTTTTGAGGATGATACAGGCAATTCATGGCCCGAACAAACTGATAGGGAAGACTATGACGAGGATTTCTATGAGCAAGAAAAATCAGCTTGGAAGAAAAACTCAGGAGTTGAACTGCACAGCCTCCCAATTCCTGAAGAGAAAATGAAGAGAGACAATATCCAATCCAAGTGGAAGGAGCCTCCTAAAtcagaaataaaatattcaaattcagATGATGATTTGACTGCTTTATTGAAGGTAAGGGAATATCAGGAGCACCTAATTTGATGATATAAATAAGGCATAGATATTGCTATGATGGCATTAATCAATTTGTGCTGTCTGTGTTTAGGAAGAGGAAGATCTTGTTCATGCCCACAGAAAACAGGTGGAGGAGACTATGGAGATTGTTAGAGAGgtttataaaattttcttttgatGTCTGGTTTTTCTCCCTCCTCAAGCACGTGAATTTTGTTAATCCCTTCTATTTGCTCTTTGTAGGAGATGAATCTGTTGGTCGAGGCTGATCAACCTGGAAACCGGCTAGATGATTACATCTCAAGATTGAACTCAATCCTATCTCAGAAGGCTGCTGGCATCCTCCAGTTACAAAACCGCTTGGCTCATTTCCAGAAACGCTTGAAGGAGCACAACATCCTTGTCTCGTCTGGCTACTAGACTCGAAGGTATGTCATGATACTCAACATAGAAAGCTGTGCTTCGGCTTGCTTGGGAAATCAATACTCGCTGCAGTCACTAGCGCATTGTTCGATTTTGCATCAGAAAATCACCTCTTAAGA
Proteins encoded in this window:
- the LOC121811600 gene encoding kinesin-like protein KIN-13B, encoding MNAVGRQRSGAAAAAAAHHQRQYSDQFMEASSNGRWLQSAGLQHLQSSNNAAPPVQDFGYYNGGGQGSRMYGSLQTQRMYSGSDLFAEPLTPPGHSRRKNGDDPNESSPGLLDLHSFDTELLPEMSVPSLYDAPPINNFSRGRSFDDSDPYVGINKQTGKARGLPDTNVIKSITADNVKASNVAKIKVVVRKRPLNKRELAKNDEDIIETSSNCLVVHETKLKVDLTEYQEKHEFVFDAVLNEEVSNDEVYRETVEPIIPIIFQRTKATCFAYGQTGSGKTYTMKPLPLRAVRDIVRLIHHTYRNQGFQLFFSFFEIYGGKLFDLLSDRKKLCMREDGKQQVCIVGLQEYRVVDVETVKELIERGNATRSTGTTGANEESSRSHAILQLSVKRSVDGSESKPARLVGKLSFIDLAGSERGADTTDNDKQTRMEGAEINKSLLALKECIRALDNDQGHIPFRGSKLTEVLRDSFVGNSRTVMISCISPNSGSCEHTLNTLRYADRVKSLSRGNTKKDVMSSTSNLKESIAQPLSSVLPPATTFEDDTGNSWPEQTDREDYDEDFYEQEKSAWKKNSGVELHSLPIPEEKMKRDNIQSKWKEPPKSEIKYSNSDDDLTALLKEEEDLVHAHRKQVEETMEIVREEMNLLVEADQPGNRLDDYISRLNSILSQKAAGILQLQNRLAHFQKRLKEHNILVSSGY